One Primulina huaijiensis isolate GDHJ02 chromosome 8, ASM1229523v2, whole genome shotgun sequence genomic region harbors:
- the LOC140982567 gene encoding E3 ubiquitin-protein ligase WAV3-like isoform X2, protein MRRGDGHAIFTAECSHSFHFHCIASNVKHGNQICPVCRAKWKEIPLQGPNSDTQVGKARINPVDWPQDNAAMTVLRRLPPRRSDSTRHAGPLFQTLEPSVFNDDEALDDEIHSFEKNTSNMLPIYCDDVTKVTIKTFTEVPAAPQSSALENFTVLLHIKAPCSNSWLNPGKNDASLPQISHTPRASVDLVTVLDISGSMAGTKLALLKRAMGFVIQNLGPNDRLAVIAFSSTARRLFPLRRMSETGRQLALQAVNSLVANGGTNIADGLRQGAKIMEDRREKNPVASIILLSDGQDTYTVTNGVGNQNQPNYQLLLPSPVLAEESSGFKIPVHTFGFGADHDASSMHSISEISGGTFSFIETEGVIQDAFAQCIGGLLSVLVKNLQVKIESVDPRIHLGFLKAGSYPSRVSPDQRNGYIDIGDLYADEERDFLVSINVPAEVSGNETSLLRVMCTYSDPLTKEMVTLEGEEVRIERTEAVMQENVSIEVDRQQNRVQAAEAMAQARTAAENGDLAGAVSVLENCRKDLSETASAKSQDKLCVALDAELKEMQERMASRHVYEASGRAYILSGLSSHSWQRATARGDSTDGSSLLQVYQTPSMVEMLTRSQATLLASPSTQRILRPVWSFAAQPKPR, encoded by the coding sequence ATGAGACGAGGGGACGGCCATGCTATATTTACTGCGGAATGTTCACATTCTTTTCATTTCCACTGCATCGCTTCAAATGTGAAACATGGAAACCAAATTTGCCCAGTCTGCAGAGCAAAGTGGAAAGAGATTCCCTTACAAGGCCCCAACTCAGACACACAGGTGGGAAAAGCGAGAATTAATCCAGTTGACTGGCCCCAGGATAATGCTGCGATGACAGTTCTCCGTCGGTTGCCACCACGTCGTTCGGATTCAACACGACATGCCGGGCCGCTGTTTCAGACCCTTGAGCCATCAGTCTTCAATGATGATGAGGCACTTGATGATGAAATTCATTCTTTTGAGAAAAACACGTCAAACATGCTGCCCATATATTGTGATGATGTaacaaaagtcacaattaaaacatttacGGAAGTTCCAGCTGCTCCACAGTCGAGTGCTTTGGAAAACTTTACTGTCCTACTTCATATTAAAGCTCCTTGTTCAAATAGCTGGCTCAATCCCGGCAAGAACGACGCTAGTTTGCCCCAAATATCTCACACACCCCGTGCTTCGGTTGATCTTGTCACGGTTCTTGACATCAGTGGAAGTATGGCAGGTACAAAGCTTGCCTTGCTAAAACGGGCAATGGGTTTTGTTATTCAGAATCTTGGTCCAAATGATAGATTGGCAGTCATTGCCTTCTCTTCAACGGCTAGACGCCTATTTCCTCTTCGTAGGATGTCTGAAACAGGGCGGCAGCTTGCCCTTCAAGCTGTTAATTCTTTGGTTGCCAATGGAGGAACGAACATTGCTGACGGTCTGAGACAGGGGGCCAAAATAATGGAGGATCGAAGAGAAAAGAACCCAGTTGCCAGTATAATATTATTATCTGATGGGCAGGATACATATACAGTTACTAATGGTGTTGGCAATCAAAATCAACCAAATTACCAGTTGCTCCTTCCTTCGCCTGTTCTCGCTGAAGAGAGCTCAGGTTTCAAGATTCCAGTTCATACATTTGGCTTTGGTGCTGATCACGATGCATCATCAATGCATTCAATTTCTGAGATTTCAGGAGGGACATTTTCTTTCATCGAAACTGAAGGGGTTATCCAGGATGCATTTGCACAGTGCATTGGTGGTCTTTTGAGCGTCTTGGTAAAAAATTTGCAGGTAAAGATAGAGTCTGTGGACCCAAGAATCCATCTTGGATTCTTAAAAGCTGGAAGCTACCCTAGTCGTGTGTCACCCGATCAACGTAATGGATATATTGACATCGGAGATCTATATGCTGACGAGGAGAGAGACTTTCTCGTTTCAATTAATGTCCCTGCTGAGGTGTCAGGCAATGAAACATCATTGCTGAGGGTAATGTGTACATACAGTGACCCCTTGACCAAAGAAATGGTGACCTTGGAAGGCGAAGAAGTAAGAATCGAGAGAACTGAAGCTGTCATGCAAGAGAATGTCTCAATTGAAGTGGACAGGCAGCAAAACAGGGTCCAAGCAGCAGAAGCAATGGCACAAGCACGAACTGCAGCTGAAAACGGGGATCTGGCTGGCGCTGTCTCTGTACTTGAGAACTGCCGAAAAGATTTGTCGGAAACTGCATCAGCTAAGTCTCAAGACAAACTCTGTGTTGCTCTTGATGCTGAGCTTAAAGAAATGCAAGAGAGAATGGCCAGTAGACATGTATACGAGGCATCAGGAAGAGCGTATATTCTGTCAGGATTGAGCTCTCATTCCTGGCAACGAGCAACAGCTAGAGGTGATTCTACAGATGGTTCGAGCCTACTCCAGGTTTATCAAACCCCATCAATGGTAGAAATGCTTACTCGTTCTCAGGCTACATTGTTGGCTAGCCCTTCGACCCAAAGGATTCTACGACCAGTGTGGTCATTTGCAGCACAACCAAAACCAAGGTAG
- the LOC140982955 gene encoding GATA transcription factor 8-like, translating into MESNFMDEIDCGNFFDQIDDLIEFPRENECGGGNLVSSGECKDFPSMWNDAFPEMDALFPGRLGTTAASDLSAELFVPYEDIVQLEWMSTFEDSFSSGGMTVEKENPGINKEMSYNRYQSSSPVSVLESSSSSSSSSSRGKTLPLCPNHQGTQRARTKRPRPKSFNPRAVIQSFVPPPGFSSGPESFAESLPVKKTKKIKFTMPANPMETPPNPPPQSIRKCLHCEITKTPQWRTGPMGPKTLCNACGVRHKSGRLFPEYRPAASPTFVPSLHSNSHKKVVEMRNKADPINGVTSAPVSVKPE; encoded by the exons ATGGAGTCGAATTTCATGGATGAGATTGACTGCGGAAACTTCTTTGATCAAATTGATGACTTGATCGAGTTTCCTCGTGAGAATGAGTGTGGTGGTGGTAATTTAGTTAGTTCCGGTGAATGCAAGGATTTTCCGAGCATGTGGAACGACGCTTTTCCTGAGATGGATGCCCTTTTCCCTGGCCGCCTTGGCACCACCGCTGCATCTGATCTCTCTGCCGAGCTCTTTGTGCCG TACGAGGATATTGTCCAGCTTGAATGGATGTCAACATTCGAGGATTCATTTTCCAGTGGAGGGATGACTGTTGAAAAAGAAAACCCGGGCATCAACAAGGAGATGTCATACAACCGATACCAATCCTCAAGTCCAGTTTCAGTTTTAGAGAGCAGCAGTAGCAGCAGCAGTTCTAGCTCGCGTGGGAAGACTTTGCCTCTCTGCCCTAATCACCAGGGCACACAACGCGCAAGAACCAAGCGCCCTCGACCCAAGTCCTTCaatccaagggctgtgattcaATCCTTTGTCCCTCCACCAGGATTCTCTTCCGGACCTGAAAGCTTTGCTGAGTCGCTGCCAGTGAAGAAAACCAAGAAAATCAAATTCACCATGCCTGCTAATCCGATGGAAACTCCCCCAAACCCGCCTCCCCAATCAATCAGAAAGTGTTTGCATTGCGAGATAACCAAGACTCCTCAATGGAGAACTGGGCCCATGGGCCCAAAAACACTGTGCAATGCATGTGGTGTTCGCCACAAATCGGGCCGGTTGTTCCCTGAGTACCGTCCAGCTGCTAGTCCAACCTTTGTCCCGTCTCTGCACTCGAACTCTCACAAGAAAGTCGTTGAGATGAGAAACAAAGCTGATCCAATAAATGGAGTCACGTCTGCTCCAGTCTCTGTTAAACCCGAGTAG
- the LOC140982310 gene encoding uncharacterized protein: MENGKDGGGLLPIIQIYADFMTGVTKFEELGTLGSKLLVSFQQALGFLRRPPVEKTSTLFESIIKAHGTKRFLSYVEAGCKNIHDNVQNMSKLHTCHLGLQDHINKAGSIVSELERLLDDAASIVQTTEEQDEDVNSIVDSFTVFSSTEEVSSSDISKPEVTDFASMMAVIYSMVKQDYTMQDRIVTSLNLKSSPSELETYCLMWSLRPFIDDDIMQQAWSLVPWASGPSK, from the exons ATGGAAAACGGGAAAGACGGAGGCGGACTGCTACCGATTATCCAAATATATGCAGATTTTATGACTGG GGTGACAAAATTTGAAGAGCTGGGGACTTTGGGAAGCAAATTACTTGTTTCCTTTCAGCAAGCACTTG GTTTTTTACGACGGCCTCCAGTCGAAAAGACATCTACATTGTTCGAGAGCATTATTAAAGCTCATGGGACAAAAAGGTTTTTATCCTACGTTGAAGCAGGATGCAAGAACATTCATGACAATGTGCAAAATATGAGCAAGT TGCATACGTGTCATCTAGGGCTTCAGGACCATATAAACAAAG CCGGAAGTATCGTCAGTGAACTTGAACGCCTGTTAGATGATGCAGCATCCATAGTGCAAACTACAGAGGAGCAAGATGAAGATGTCAACTCTATCGTAGATTCCTTTACTGTTTTCAGCAGCACG GAGGAAGTTTCATCATCAGATATTTCAAAACCCGAAGTTACTGATTTTGCATCCATGATGGCTGTTATTTACAGTATGGTGAAACAAGACTACACAATGCAG GATCGGATTGTGACATCTCTGAACCTCAAGTCATCACCATCAGAACTGGAGACCTATTGTCTGATGTGGTCATTGCGACCCTTTATAGACGACGATATAATGCAACAAGCTTGGAGTCTTGTTCCCTGGGCCTCTGGCCCGAGTAAATGA
- the LOC140982567 gene encoding E3 ubiquitin-protein ligase WAV3-like isoform X1, which yields MGSKWRKVKLALGLNMCVYSSRNHLADDDDEASPQPSERRSDAALLSPSGDWVTAPSTPSSNRLRLSKSLSRSSSKKTCSICLASMRRGDGHAIFTAECSHSFHFHCIASNVKHGNQICPVCRAKWKEIPLQGPNSDTQVGKARINPVDWPQDNAAMTVLRRLPPRRSDSTRHAGPLFQTLEPSVFNDDEALDDEIHSFEKNTSNMLPIYCDDVTKVTIKTFTEVPAAPQSSALENFTVLLHIKAPCSNSWLNPGKNDASLPQISHTPRASVDLVTVLDISGSMAGTKLALLKRAMGFVIQNLGPNDRLAVIAFSSTARRLFPLRRMSETGRQLALQAVNSLVANGGTNIADGLRQGAKIMEDRREKNPVASIILLSDGQDTYTVTNGVGNQNQPNYQLLLPSPVLAEESSGFKIPVHTFGFGADHDASSMHSISEISGGTFSFIETEGVIQDAFAQCIGGLLSVLVKNLQVKIESVDPRIHLGFLKAGSYPSRVSPDQRNGYIDIGDLYADEERDFLVSINVPAEVSGNETSLLRVMCTYSDPLTKEMVTLEGEEVRIERTEAVMQENVSIEVDRQQNRVQAAEAMAQARTAAENGDLAGAVSVLENCRKDLSETASAKSQDKLCVALDAELKEMQERMASRHVYEASGRAYILSGLSSHSWQRATARGDSTDGSSLLQVYQTPSMVEMLTRSQATLLASPSTQRILRPVWSFAAQPKPR from the exons ATGGGGAGTAAATGGAGGAAAGTAAAGCTGGCCCTTGGATTGAATATGTGTGTTTATAGTTCAAGAAATCATTTAGCTGACGATGATGATGAAGCTTCTCCACAGCCGTCTGAGAGGCGGTCGGACGCCGCCTTGCTATCGCCTTCAGGAGACTGGGTCACTGCGCCATCTACGCCAAGTTCGAATAGGCTGAGGCTTTCCAAGAGCTTGAGTAGATCTTCTTCCAAG AAGACCTGCTCTATATGTTTGGCATCAATGAGACGAGGGGACGGCCATGCTATATTTACTGCGGAATGTTCACATTCTTTTCATTTCCACTGCATCGCTTCAAATGTGAAACATGGAAACCAAATTTGCCCAGTCTGCAGAGCAAAGTGGAAAGAGATTCCCTTACAAGGCCCCAACTCAGACACACAGGTGGGAAAAGCGAGAATTAATCCAGTTGACTGGCCCCAGGATAATGCTGCGATGACAGTTCTCCGTCGGTTGCCACCACGTCGTTCGGATTCAACACGACATGCCGGGCCGCTGTTTCAGACCCTTGAGCCATCAGTCTTCAATGATGATGAGGCACTTGATGATGAAATTCATTCTTTTGAGAAAAACACGTCAAACATGCTGCCCATATATTGTGATGATGTaacaaaagtcacaattaaaacatttacGGAAGTTCCAGCTGCTCCACAGTCGAGTGCTTTGGAAAACTTTACTGTCCTACTTCATATTAAAGCTCCTTGTTCAAATAGCTGGCTCAATCCCGGCAAGAACGACGCTAGTTTGCCCCAAATATCTCACACACCCCGTGCTTCGGTTGATCTTGTCACGGTTCTTGACATCAGTGGAAGTATGGCAGGTACAAAGCTTGCCTTGCTAAAACGGGCAATGGGTTTTGTTATTCAGAATCTTGGTCCAAATGATAGATTGGCAGTCATTGCCTTCTCTTCAACGGCTAGACGCCTATTTCCTCTTCGTAGGATGTCTGAAACAGGGCGGCAGCTTGCCCTTCAAGCTGTTAATTCTTTGGTTGCCAATGGAGGAACGAACATTGCTGACGGTCTGAGACAGGGGGCCAAAATAATGGAGGATCGAAGAGAAAAGAACCCAGTTGCCAGTATAATATTATTATCTGATGGGCAGGATACATATACAGTTACTAATGGTGTTGGCAATCAAAATCAACCAAATTACCAGTTGCTCCTTCCTTCGCCTGTTCTCGCTGAAGAGAGCTCAGGTTTCAAGATTCCAGTTCATACATTTGGCTTTGGTGCTGATCACGATGCATCATCAATGCATTCAATTTCTGAGATTTCAGGAGGGACATTTTCTTTCATCGAAACTGAAGGGGTTATCCAGGATGCATTTGCACAGTGCATTGGTGGTCTTTTGAGCGTCTTGGTAAAAAATTTGCAGGTAAAGATAGAGTCTGTGGACCCAAGAATCCATCTTGGATTCTTAAAAGCTGGAAGCTACCCTAGTCGTGTGTCACCCGATCAACGTAATGGATATATTGACATCGGAGATCTATATGCTGACGAGGAGAGAGACTTTCTCGTTTCAATTAATGTCCCTGCTGAGGTGTCAGGCAATGAAACATCATTGCTGAGGGTAATGTGTACATACAGTGACCCCTTGACCAAAGAAATGGTGACCTTGGAAGGCGAAGAAGTAAGAATCGAGAGAACTGAAGCTGTCATGCAAGAGAATGTCTCAATTGAAGTGGACAGGCAGCAAAACAGGGTCCAAGCAGCAGAAGCAATGGCACAAGCACGAACTGCAGCTGAAAACGGGGATCTGGCTGGCGCTGTCTCTGTACTTGAGAACTGCCGAAAAGATTTGTCGGAAACTGCATCAGCTAAGTCTCAAGACAAACTCTGTGTTGCTCTTGATGCTGAGCTTAAAGAAATGCAAGAGAGAATGGCCAGTAGACATGTATACGAGGCATCAGGAAGAGCGTATATTCTGTCAGGATTGAGCTCTCATTCCTGGCAACGAGCAACAGCTAGAGGTGATTCTACAGATGGTTCGAGCCTACTCCAGGTTTATCAAACCCCATCAATGGTAGAAATGCTTACTCGTTCTCAGGCTACATTGTTGGCTAGCCCTTCGACCCAAAGGATTCTACGACCAGTGTGGTCATTTGCAGCACAACCAAAACCAAGGTAG
- the LOC140982404 gene encoding dolichyl-diphosphooligosaccharide--protein glycosyltransferase subunit DAD1 produces MGKSATTNDARALFQSLLSAYSATPTNLKIIDIYIVFAVVTAVIQVVYMAVVGSFPFNSFLSGVLSCVGTAVLAVSLRIQVNKENKEFKDLPPERAFADFVLCNLVLHLVIMNFLG; encoded by the exons ATGGGGAAATCAGCAACCACAAACGATGCTCGAGCACTTTTTCAATCTCTCCTGTCTGCATACTCAGCTACGCCCACCAATCTGAAG ATCATCGACATTTACATTGTGTTCGCAGTCGTCACTGCTGTGATTCAG GTAGTTTACATGGCTGTCGTCGGATCTTTCCCATTCAACTCCTTTCTTTCTGGTGTGCTTTCATGTGTAGGGACTGCTGTCCTTGCCG TTAGTCTTCGAATTCAGGTGAACAAAGAAAATAAGGAATTCAAG GATTTACCTCCAGAACGGGCTTTCGCTGATTTTGTACTCTGTAACTTGGTACTTCATCTGGTGATTATGAACTTCCTAGGATAA
- the LOC140982403 gene encoding uncharacterized protein → MEMTTVRMSTDQPKKVESQAVSATTTFQHSSPRFKRWGRRTPFTRYGLPMISLTVLGALGLGHLLQGSKDIAKVKDDQEWEIIETRKALSRAGPVDAYKPKQISMEEELRVLQQKVNIDNYEYKKIPKPNELKQG, encoded by the exons atggaAATGACTACTGTTCGTATGAGTACGGATCAACCCAAGAAAGTAGAAAGTCAAGCAGTATCAGCTACAACAACCTTTCAGCATTCATCTCCAAGGTTTAAACGCTGGGGTAGAAGGACACCATTTACTAGATACGGTCTTCCAATGATCTCTCTTACTGTGCTTGGAGCTCTAGGTCTTGGGCATCTACTACAGGGCAG CAAAGATATCGCTAAGGTGAAGGATGATCAGGAGTGGGAGATTATTGAGACAAGGAAAGCGCTGTCAAGAGCAGGACCTGTGGACGCCTATAAACCAAAACAAATTTCAATGGAAGAAGAGCTAAGG GTATTGCAACAAAAAGTTAACATTGATAACTATGAATACAAGAAGATTCCCAAGCCCAACGAACTTAAGCAAGGGTAG